The region TGAAGCTGTGGAACTCTGCTACCAGAACGTGAATGGGTCCTGTGTTAAGACGCCTTACTCAGCAGGTCCTCGGGCAGTTCTATATGCAGTCCTCGGTTTGGGGGCTGTGCTGGCCGTGTTTGGAAACTTAATGGTCATTATTGCTATTCTTCACTTCAAACAGCTGCACACTCCCACCAACTTTCTGATCGCATCTCTGGCCTGTGCGGACTTCTTGGTGGGAGTGACTGTGATGCCCTTCAGCACAGTGAGGTCGGTGGAGAGCTGCTGGTACTTTGGGGAGAGCTACTGTAAATTTCATACTTGTTTTGATACTTCCTTctgttttgcttctttatttcatttatgctGTATCTCGATCGATAGATATATTGCTGTTACTGACCCTCTGACCTATCCTACCAAGTTTACAGGCTCTGTTTCAGGAATATGCATTGTTCTCTCTTGGTTCTTTTCTGTCACATACAGTTTTTCTATCTTTTACACGGGGGCCAATGAGGAAGGGATTGAGGACCTAGTAGTTGCTCTCACCTGTGTAGGAGGCTGCCAGGCTCCATTGAATCAAAATTGGGTTCTACTCTGTTTTCTCCTATTCTTTATACCCACTGTTGTCATGGTGTTTATATACGGTAAGATATTTTTGGTGGCTAAATATCAGGCCAGGAAGATAGAAAGTACAGCCAGCCAAGCTCAGTGCTCCTCAGAGAGTTACAAGGAAAGAgtagcaaagagagagagaaaagccgCGAAAACACTGGGTATTGCCGTGGCAGCTTTTCTGCTCTCTTGGCTTCCATATGTTATTGATGCTGTGATCGATGCTTATATGAATTTTATAACTCCTCCTTATGTTTATGAGATTTTAGTGTGGTGTGTTTATTATAATTCGGCTATGAATCCCTTGATTTATGCTTTCTTTTATCCATGGTTTCGGAAGGCAATAAAGCTTATCATAAGTGGCCAAGTCTTAAGAGTTGATTCATCTACAATTAATTTATGTTCTGAGGAAGCAGACATAGATTAACAAGATTACTTCAGGAACTTAAAAACTAACATGGAAGTAAGGTCAAGGGCAAAATTAAGTACTTGGATCTAGAGAGGCAAGTGTAATCATTTGCCAACCAGGAGGACATTAATGTTTAAAAGTTAGTTGTTCCAAAATTTTGCTGTGTTGAATTTTGgcatttattttagaatttaatgATAAATGAGTAATGTTGCCTCtcatttcatattcttttatgCTTTTCTGATTCTCTACCTTTTCCTCTGAAATTTCTCAttgtttcttcaaataatttgaaTTTTGTCGATTCTTTTATACATGTTACCAATGTTAAGTTGTCCAAAATATATAGAGGCTAAAAAAATCCTACCTAACATGAAATTAGATTtggggaaacaaaaaaaaaatcttctttaaagtatattttatttaaaagttaatgTAAGATTACAAACTCTTGAAATGTGTTAATCTAAAAAGGACTTTAGAACAAGGGGAAAAGCAAAAGGTGCAATGGAAATTTTCTAGTGAATTAAAGAttgaatttctgtgttttctaaatcctAGTCACACTTTCTCTTCATTTAATGGACACTGGGTTCACAGAAAACATGTACAGTAATTACATGATTACAGAACATTTTACTGTTGGAGAACATAATTTATTACAGTCAAATGAGCATGTAGACAAAGAGATGGACTGCTTTTTTAACAATCTGGATAAGCtgtgatgtgcttagtcactcagtcatgtctgactctttgctacactatggctcgccaggctcctctgtctgtggggattctccgggcaagaacattggagtgggttgccatgcctttctccaggggatcttcccaatccggggattgaacccaggtctcccacattgcaggcagattcttgactgtttgagccaccaaatGCTAATTCAAATGAACATTTTGTTCTACTTTTGAGTTCATTGTTTGTATTAGACACTGTATTTGGAGGTATACATTACCTGAATTATAATAACAGCTGAATTACCCAAATATAAACAAGGATTATTTCAAAATAGCAAGTACCCAAGTTGGTATTATAGACTCTAGGAAGATcgttagttttctcatctgataaCATTTCTTATTCACATGAATTTTAATTCACTTTAATTAAACATGTATGTCAAGTGTTTAAGAtggagaaaaatttgaaaaaaccaAGAATAAGGTGATTTGCCTTCTTAAATCTTTGAATCACAGCCTTAAATCTTTATTTAGGTAACTCATTTTCGCAGACTATTCTATAACAAACTTGTTTAATgagatgaaaagaagagagagctgAACAGAGTTACATAAACTTTGtatgttatattttttattaaaaaaaagctttGTGAAATACTTTATACAAGGTTAAGCTAGTTCACATTTATGAATTAATACCTTTCAAATAGAGCTGATAGTACttcagagaaaaaatataaagataaaggAGGATGAAGAGAATATGGAGTCTTCATGCAGAACACCTATCTGGTTCAGACATGACGTCACCAAACAGGTCTACTGGTCACCTTTCAAATGATCATAATTAAGGTCCCTCACACTCTCTCTGGAGAAGAGCTCAAAGCTGTGTCCCTTCAATAGTGAATCAATAATGTTGTCCTCATAGAAATGTGTGTTAATTGCCAGTGTAAACTGACAGTGACACTCGTATATAATGAGGAAAACGATCTGGgggacttaaaaaatatatataaatatactgttGTATTCACTTGCACTTTGTAGAGTGTGATCATTGGATGAACTGATTGCAAAAATAAATACTGTCCAGTGATGTTTCTAAGCTCTTATTCACATTTATGAATGAAGAATACACTTCAAATGTActctttattgtttatttttctactcTCCTAGAAGTTCTTCATAAAAGTCTTTTGATTGAAAAGAACACAACACTTGGTTATTTACCCTCAAACTATCTCAGTGATGACCTTAGCACCACTCCTTTCTTCTATATCTAATTTATTTATACAAGTAATAGATCAACTTCTTGTCTAGCTGCATACAAAATTGCTGCAGAGCCTTGGATGTATTTGGAACAAGACACCCTGAAGATGGAAGTAGACAGTTACTGCAAAGATGTAATTAATCCACTTAGGCCTCAGGTTGTAAATTTCATAAATACTATGTGTCTCACATATACGTACTATTattaaaatgtatgtttatttatatttatattgcatACTTATAttatacttatacatatatatatatttatagtgacCTATCTCTCCTCCTGCACTGTGGCCCACAAtgcgtctgcaatgcaggagacttgggtttgatccctgggttgggatgtttatttttattaattatttatgtaaaaGCATTATTTAATTCATA is a window of Capra hircus breed San Clemente chromosome 9, ASM170441v1, whole genome shotgun sequence DNA encoding:
- the LOC102170425 gene encoding trace amine-associated receptor 9; its protein translation is MVNNFSQAEAVELCYQNVNGSCVKTPYSAGPRAVLYAVLGLGAVLAVFGNLMVIIAILHFKQLHTPTNFLIASLACADFLVGVTVMPFSTVRSVESCWYFGESYCKFHTCFDTSFCFASLFHLCCISIDRYIAVTDPLTYPTKFTGSVSGICIVLSWFFSVTYSFSIFYTGANEEGIEDLVVALTCVGGCQAPLNQNWVLLCFLLFFIPTVVMVFIYGKIFLVAKYQARKIESTASQAQCSSESYKERVAKRERKAAKTLGIAVAAFLLSWLPYVIDAVIDAYMNFITPPYVYEILVWCVYYNSAMNPLIYAFFYPWFRKAIKLIISGQVLRVDSSTINLCSEEADID